In Woeseia oceani, one DNA window encodes the following:
- a CDS encoding peptidylprolyl isomerase, which yields MKTVCRFVLGVVATVVLYFSAVANAADAGTVRLLMQTSEGPIEIELYADRAPLTVANFLAYVDGGHYDGATFYRTVTFENDKGKPWIEVIQGGIGDAQPAFPPIAHESTAKTGLTHEDGTLSMARGDVGTAAAEFFICIGAQPGLDHGAMRNPDGQGFAAFGRVTRGMDTVRRIHLSDASAPSETPYTEGQLLSAPVKITSVVRLETSD from the coding sequence ATGAAGACTGTCTGTCGATTTGTGTTGGGTGTTGTCGCCACAGTGGTGTTGTACTTTTCCGCTGTCGCCAACGCTGCGGATGCTGGAACTGTGCGGCTGTTGATGCAAACCAGCGAAGGACCGATCGAGATCGAGCTGTATGCCGACCGCGCGCCGCTGACAGTCGCCAATTTCCTCGCTTATGTTGACGGCGGTCATTACGACGGAGCCACCTTCTACAGAACGGTCACCTTTGAAAATGACAAGGGCAAGCCGTGGATAGAAGTCATTCAGGGCGGCATCGGCGATGCGCAGCCGGCGTTCCCGCCAATCGCTCATGAATCGACCGCAAAGACCGGGTTGACTCACGAGGACGGCACGTTGTCGATGGCGCGTGGCGATGTCGGTACGGCAGCCGCGGAATTTTTCATTTGCATAGGGGCGCAGCCGGGATTGGATCACGGCGCCATGCGCAACCCGGACGGGCAGGGGTTCGCCGCGTTTGGTCGGGTGACCCGTGGCATGGATACGGTGCGCCGCATTCATCTGAGCGATGCGAGCGCGCCATCCGAGACCCCATACACCGAGGGGCAGTTGTTGTCGGCGCCGGTGAAAATCACCTCCGTCGTCAGGCTTGAGACCAGCGACTGA
- a CDS encoding ATP-grasp domain-containing protein, with protein sequence MSTDGSRRCAFLTMDNTEGWSIDADLAIAPLQAKGWRVEVLPWRSERDDWASFDGVYVGTPWDYPDDPQTFLQALQRIEASGTVLANPLSLLRWNLAKTYLRDLESRGVAIVPTEWLDTLTEPLLNGLHDKLDSERIVIKPVISTNASNTFLLEREISPEIRAILLDTFAARPCMAQPFVAAIQSEGEYSLFYIGGEMSHAIRKVPKPADFRVQEEHGARILAVDVEPALQQTADQLMQLIKPMPLYARADFVRAADGRFLLMELELIEPSLYLRMVDAAPERFAVAFDHYVQSRSEK encoded by the coding sequence ATGAGTACAGACGGAAGCCGCCGGTGCGCGTTCTTGACGATGGACAATACCGAAGGTTGGTCGATTGATGCGGATCTCGCCATTGCTCCGTTGCAGGCAAAAGGCTGGCGAGTCGAGGTGTTGCCCTGGCGCAGCGAACGCGACGACTGGGCCAGTTTCGACGGCGTCTACGTTGGCACACCGTGGGACTACCCGGATGACCCGCAGACATTCTTGCAGGCACTGCAGCGCATCGAAGCATCCGGTACCGTGCTGGCGAACCCCCTTTCGTTGTTACGTTGGAATCTGGCCAAGACGTATTTGCGCGATCTCGAATCCCGTGGCGTTGCTATCGTCCCTACTGAGTGGCTGGATACCCTGACGGAGCCGCTGTTGAACGGACTGCATGACAAGCTTGATAGTGAGCGCATAGTCATCAAGCCGGTCATCAGTACCAACGCTTCCAACACATTCTTGCTGGAGCGGGAAATCAGTCCGGAGATACGCGCGATATTGCTTGATACGTTTGCTGCACGCCCGTGCATGGCGCAACCGTTTGTGGCGGCCATCCAATCTGAGGGTGAGTATTCACTGTTCTATATTGGTGGCGAAATGAGTCACGCCATTCGCAAAGTGCCGAAGCCGGCTGATTTCCGGGTACAGGAAGAACACGGCGCCCGGATACTGGCGGTCGATGTTGAACCGGCATTGCAGCAAACTGCTGACCAACTTATGCAACTCATAAAACCCATGCCGCTATACGCGCGCGCGGATTTCGTCCGGGCCGCCGATGGCCGGTTTCTGTTGATGGAGCTCGAATTGATCGAGCCGTCGTTGTACCTTCGAATGGTTGACGCTGCACCAGAGCGGTTTGCCGTGGCGTTCGACCACTACGTGCAATCCAGGAGTGAGAAATGA
- a CDS encoding esterase/lipase family protein — translation MNVALYAVLAFSMTGPSSATDLDRSKECVVLLHGMARTERSMVPMEKALTAAGYAVANVGYPSREHPIALLAPLAVDEGVAECRRLRPDGPIHFVTHSLGGILLRYYTNEQRLDDLGRVVMLGPPNNGSAAADKWRLLPGFDFINGPAGSELGKGDDSVPLKLGAPTFEFAVIAGDRSIDPVTYVMLDKPNDGRVTVDDTKLDGMSDFRQVHASHAFMMRDREVIELTLAFLANGRFPDEIQ, via the coding sequence ATGAATGTTGCCCTGTATGCTGTGCTGGCCTTTAGCATGACCGGTCCGTCGTCTGCCACTGACCTTGACCGTAGCAAGGAGTGCGTTGTGCTGTTGCACGGCATGGCCCGCACCGAGCGTTCGATGGTGCCGATGGAGAAAGCGTTGACCGCGGCTGGCTACGCTGTCGCCAATGTCGGCTATCCGTCCCGCGAACACCCCATCGCCTTGTTGGCACCGTTAGCTGTCGACGAAGGTGTTGCCGAATGCCGGCGCTTGCGACCTGACGGGCCGATTCATTTCGTAACGCATTCGCTGGGCGGAATTCTGTTGCGTTACTACACCAACGAACAGCGGCTTGACGACCTCGGCAGGGTGGTTATGCTCGGACCACCGAACAATGGCAGTGCTGCGGCCGACAAATGGCGTTTGCTCCCGGGTTTCGATTTCATCAACGGACCGGCAGGTTCCGAGCTGGGTAAGGGTGATGACAGCGTGCCGCTCAAGCTTGGCGCGCCTACGTTCGAGTTCGCGGTGATCGCCGGCGATCGGTCCATTGATCCGGTTACCTATGTCATGCTCGACAAGCCCAACGACGGTCGGGTCACCGTTGACGATACGAAACTGGACGGCATGAGCGATTTTCGCCAGGTGCATGCCAGTCATGCCTTCATGATGCGGGACCGTGAAGTCATTGAACTGACCCTGGCGTTCCTGGCGAACGGGCGTTTTCCGGACGAGATTCAATGA
- a CDS encoding DUF2238 domain-containing protein — protein MSDVSNPWNRNAWLWTGVFLAVLIWSAIKPHDYPTWLLEVMPAVIGALVLLLTRSRFPLTPLTYALILVHCVILIVGGHYTYAEVPLFDWIQEALDQSRNNYDKLGHFVQGFVPAMVAREVVVVKGVFNSASWRNFFIVCFCLAVSAFYELIEWWVALMSDEAAESFLGTQGYIWDTQSDMAFALTGALLALVFLGRLQDRQLKVL, from the coding sequence ATGAGTGATGTAAGCAATCCCTGGAACAGGAATGCGTGGCTGTGGACCGGCGTATTCCTCGCGGTTTTGATTTGGTCGGCAATCAAGCCGCACGACTACCCGACATGGTTGCTGGAAGTGATGCCGGCCGTCATCGGCGCGCTGGTTCTGTTGCTGACGCGCTCTCGGTTTCCGCTAACGCCATTAACGTATGCCTTGATACTCGTGCACTGTGTCATCCTGATCGTCGGTGGTCACTACACTTACGCCGAGGTCCCGTTATTTGACTGGATTCAGGAAGCGCTCGATCAGTCGCGCAACAACTACGACAAACTTGGGCATTTCGTACAGGGTTTCGTGCCAGCCATGGTCGCGCGCGAAGTCGTTGTCGTGAAGGGGGTTTTCAACTCTGCGTCGTGGCGCAATTTTTTCATTGTATGCTTCTGTCTGGCTGTGAGTGCGTTCTACGAGTTGATCGAATGGTGGGTTGCACTGATGTCGGACGAGGCCGCGGAATCCTTTCTTGGGACCCAGGGCTATATCTGGGATACGCAATCGGACATGGCATTCGCGTTGACTGGAGCTTTGCTGGCGTTGGTCTTTTTGGGGCGCTTGCAGGATAGGCAGCTCAAGGTACTATGA
- a CDS encoding cupin domain-containing protein: MDRSLFPDLIQSLPEFDGPFDAYRLAAERCEVLFASYPAGTVIAAHTHPSRNAGVITAGELILTRGEQEERYGVGEWYQLEPEEQHAARFEVATSEIEFWFKV; the protein is encoded by the coding sequence ATGGATCGTTCGCTTTTCCCCGACCTGATTCAGTCTTTGCCCGAATTCGACGGCCCGTTCGATGCGTATCGACTCGCCGCCGAGCGTTGTGAAGTGTTGTTCGCGTCGTACCCGGCCGGCACGGTCATTGCTGCCCACACTCATCCGTCCCGCAATGCAGGCGTGATTACGGCAGGCGAGTTGATACTGACGCGGGGCGAACAGGAAGAACGCTACGGAGTCGGAGAGTGGTATCAGCTGGAGCCGGAGGAACAACATGCGGCGCGGTTTGAGGTGGCGACGTCGGAGATAGAATTCTGGTTCAAGGTATAG
- a CDS encoding SlyX family protein yields the protein MDEQRIIEIETKLAYQEVMLGELNQVLTDQQSQLTRLERLSARLIERLQSMAANGEGADDGGDERPPHY from the coding sequence ATGGACGAACAACGCATAATCGAGATTGAGACCAAACTTGCCTATCAAGAGGTGATGTTGGGAGAGCTTAACCAGGTGCTGACCGATCAGCAGTCACAGTTGACCCGCCTCGAGCGATTGTCGGCAAGGCTGATCGAACGTTTGCAGTCTATGGCGGCTAACGGAGAAGGTGCCGACGACGGCGGCGACGAACGCCCGCCGCACTACTGA
- a CDS encoding ATP-binding cassette domain-containing protein, whose product MSLIRFEDVSLDFGDQKILDAASFAIETGERVCLIGRNGAGKSTTLKLISGEIEPDRGEVVYTDNLVISQLAQALPEAGDMSVSDMVRSGLGNAQSLLDDYSRRAANVSNDAEMQELEALHRQIDALGGWQIEQRVESTISELNLPAHKRMSELSGGWRRRVALARALVRKPDLLLLDEPTNHLDIVTIEWLEHVILGFQGAVLFITHDRAFLQKLATRIVEIDRTRLSSWPGDFANFQRRKEKALEDEAAENARFDKKLQQEEIWIRQGIKARRTRNEGRARALVAMRREREKRLTLDDNARMHIEEAESSGRKVIRARNLSYRYDEQVLLEDFSIQIMRGDRIGILGNNGVGKTTLLRLLLGKLEPQTGTVKHGTNLVVGYFDQLRESLEPEKSVAENVGEGRTYINLGGKDRHIIGYLKGFLFSPKRALTPVKALSGGERNRVILAKLFTRPANLLVLDEPTNDLDMETLEVLEDKLTQFAGTLLVVSHDRQFLDNVVTSTIVFEANGVVREHVGGYSDWLRQGQALAEMENPAQKAAERREEKREAQAASGAEKLKYHEQRELDALPETIEQLEKQIDALQLKVAAADFYAAGHEAAQPVLDELAEKQATLEQLIDRWSELEEKQQAWRESRGRTT is encoded by the coding sequence ATGTCCCTCATTCGATTCGAAGACGTTTCCCTTGATTTTGGCGACCAGAAAATACTGGACGCCGCCAGCTTTGCCATTGAGACGGGCGAGCGCGTTTGCCTGATCGGTCGCAACGGCGCGGGCAAATCCACCACCCTCAAATTGATCAGTGGCGAAATCGAGCCGGACCGCGGCGAGGTTGTCTACACGGACAACCTGGTAATCAGCCAGCTGGCGCAGGCACTGCCTGAAGCTGGCGACATGAGCGTTAGCGACATGGTGCGCTCCGGGCTGGGCAATGCACAGTCGCTGCTGGACGACTACAGCCGGCGGGCGGCCAATGTCAGCAACGATGCCGAAATGCAGGAGCTCGAAGCGTTGCACCGGCAAATCGATGCATTGGGTGGCTGGCAAATCGAACAACGGGTAGAAAGCACGATCAGCGAACTCAACCTGCCGGCACACAAACGCATGAGCGAGCTATCCGGTGGCTGGCGTCGACGCGTTGCACTGGCACGTGCCCTGGTACGCAAACCCGACCTCTTGTTGCTCGACGAACCGACCAACCACCTCGACATTGTGACCATTGAGTGGCTTGAGCATGTGATTCTTGGCTTTCAGGGTGCCGTCTTGTTTATCACCCACGATCGCGCGTTCTTACAAAAACTCGCCACCCGTATCGTCGAGATTGATCGTACCCGGCTAAGCAGCTGGCCAGGCGATTTCGCCAACTTCCAACGCCGCAAGGAGAAGGCGCTGGAAGACGAGGCAGCCGAGAACGCGCGCTTCGACAAAAAACTGCAACAGGAAGAAATCTGGATTCGGCAAGGCATCAAAGCCCGTCGCACCAGGAACGAAGGTCGCGCTCGTGCACTGGTCGCCATGCGCAGGGAACGGGAAAAGCGCCTGACGCTGGATGACAACGCGCGTATGCACATCGAAGAAGCGGAAAGTTCGGGTCGTAAAGTAATACGCGCCCGTAATCTGAGTTATCGCTATGACGAACAAGTCTTGTTGGAAGATTTTTCCATCCAAATCATGCGCGGCGATCGAATTGGAATACTGGGTAACAATGGTGTCGGCAAAACCACCTTGTTGCGTTTGTTGCTCGGCAAACTCGAACCTCAGACTGGCACGGTAAAACACGGCACCAATCTGGTCGTTGGCTATTTTGATCAGCTGCGCGAGTCTCTCGAACCGGAAAAATCGGTCGCGGAGAACGTTGGCGAAGGCCGGACCTATATCAATCTGGGTGGCAAGGACCGGCACATCATCGGCTATTTAAAAGGGTTCTTGTTCAGTCCGAAACGCGCACTCACTCCGGTGAAAGCATTGTCCGGCGGTGAGCGTAATCGCGTGATCCTCGCCAAACTGTTCACCCGTCCCGCAAATCTGCTGGTTCTCGATGAACCCACCAACGATCTCGACATGGAAACTCTCGAAGTCCTCGAAGACAAACTGACACAGTTTGCGGGCACGCTACTGGTTGTCAGTCATGACCGGCAGTTTCTGGATAACGTGGTCACCAGCACCATCGTGTTCGAAGCAAACGGCGTCGTCAGGGAGCACGTCGGCGGATACAGCGACTGGCTGCGCCAGGGACAAGCCCTGGCCGAAATGGAAAACCCGGCACAGAAGGCAGCGGAGCGCCGCGAAGAAAAACGAGAGGCACAAGCAGCCAGCGGCGCCGAGAAACTGAAATATCACGAACAACGCGAACTGGATGCATTGCCAGAGACGATCGAGCAACTTGAAAAGCAAATCGACGCGCTGCAGCTGAAAGTTGCCGCGGCAGATTTCTACGCGGCGGGTCATGAAGCCGCACAGCCTGTACTCGACGAGCTTGCCGAAAAACAGGCAACGCTTGAGCAACTTATTGACCGCTGGTCAGAACTGGAAGAAAAGCAGCAGGCTTGGCGTGAGTCACGCGGCCGCACGACTTAG